In one Lolium rigidum isolate FL_2022 chromosome 3, APGP_CSIRO_Lrig_0.1, whole genome shotgun sequence genomic region, the following are encoded:
- the LOC124704487 gene encoding YTH domain-containing protein ECT4-like isoform X2, which yields MVYGSATAANAQGAELHADMQKLSLEGKKDGADAAKKPYGSGNAGNSQAVEPHVDRSITPLLQEAMDPNFFYQPNGYPSPAYYYPSGYDGSTNEWDSRYAGHEGMEMPQNVYGDMYHGYGYAPYGPYPSGSPVPSTGHDGQSYATQHYQYPGQYYQQQAPTNAVHSANGANSQSELPSVAAHQARAPVASAKPNNGTASGIANANSSLPRKQTYQNVSVTNSGSYGRGPSHGGPSASNFGHSGVRSPGQWYEVPVYSSGHQRSTASSTSYGSNSSSAKNQSHRPTANLMGMHTQVPSSGMGLSSHSYPASRMYPDSRLYSQYGNTLKSGLGFGSNVYNSRNNGQWGVVDTVKYKPRGRAPFGFGSENQDGFTELNRGPRSGGFRHQKPFGPTVTIAVKGQALPSAGKQENSVLPDKSQFNQENFPTTYKDAKFFVIKSYSEDDVHKSIKYNVWASTPNGNKKLDAGYREAQEKPTECPVFLFFSVNTSGQFVGIAEMVGPVDFDKTVDYWQQDKWNGCFSIKWHIVKDIPNNILKHITLENNDNKPVTNSRDTQEVKLEQGLQMLKIFKEHVSKTSILDDFPFYENRQNLMQEKRAKQQLLQGQGGDEKEKNAVNGNPAAQNQTLSKESTAPVAGEELNASKPAAESGAVNGN from the exons ATGGTGTACGGATCTGCCACCGCCGCGAATGCGCAGGGCGCGGAGCTCCACGCCGACATGCAGAAGCTGTCCCTGGAGGGGAAGAAGgacggcgccgacgccgccaagAAG CCATACGGGTCAGGCAACGCCGGCAATTCGCAGGCCGTGGAGCCGCACGTCGACAGGTCGATAACGCCCCTGCTCCAGGAGGCCATGGATCCCAACTTCTTCTACCAGCCCAATGGATACCCCTCACCGGCCTACTACTACCCTAGCG GTTATGATGGCTCAACCAATGAGTGGGACTCCAGGTATGCTGGTCATGAAGGAATGGAGATGCCCCAG AATGTGTATGGTGACATGTACCATGGGTATGGTTATGCTCCATATGGCCCGTATCCATCCGGTTCTCCTGTCCCATCTACCGGGCATGACGGGCAGTCATATGCAACACAGCATTACCAGTACCCTGGTCAATACTATCAGCAGCAGGCTCCCACCAATGCGGTCCATAGTGCTAATGGCGCCAATTCTCAATCTGAGTTGCCTTCTGTTGCCGCTCACCAGGCGCGTGCTCCGGTAGCTTCAGCAAAACCAAATAATGGGACTGCTAGTGGGATTGCAAATGCCAACAGTTCGCTACCCCGCAAGCAAACTTACCAGAATGTATCGGTGACCAACAGTGGTTCGTATGGAAGAGGGCCTTCACATGGTGGACCTTCTGCTAGCAATTTTGGTCACAGTGGTGTCCGTTCTCCAGGTCAGTGGTACGAGGTGCCAGTCTACTCTAGTGGGCATCAGAGATCAACTGCTAGCTCCACGTCTTATGGTTCTAATTCGTCTTCAGCGAAAAATCAGAGTCACCGTCCAACAGCAAACCTCATG GGTATGCATACACAGGTGCCTTCGTCTGGGATGGGCCTGAGCTCTCATAGTTATCCTGCTAGTAGGATGTACCCTGATAGCAGATTATATAGTCAGTACGGGAACACGCTGAAATCTGGGCTTGGTTTTGGATCTAATGTCTATAACTCGAGAAACAATGGACAGTGGGGAGTCGTGGATACCGTCAAATACAAGCCTAGAGGCCGGGCACCTTTTGGGTTTGGCAGTGAGAATCAAGATGGCTTCACTGAGCTTAACAGAGGACCAAGATCTGGTGGATTCAGGCACCAAAAACCATTTGGACCAACTGTCACTATTGCTGTGAAGGGCCAGGCCCTCCCTTCAGCCGGGAAACAGGAGAATAGTGTCCTTCCAGATAAGAGCCAATTCAACCAGGAAAATTTTCCTACAACATACAAGGATGCAAAGTTCTTCGTTATCAAATCTTACAGCGAGGATGATGTGCACAAGAGTATCAAATATAATGTGTGGGCAAGCACTCCTAATGGAAATAAGAAGCTCGATGCTGGATACCGAGAAGCTCAGGAGAAACCCACTGAATGCCCTGTGTTCTTATTTTTCTCT GTAAATACAAGTGGCCAATTTGTTGGTATTGCCGAAATGGTTGGTCCTGTTGACTTTGACAAGACAGTGGATTACTGGCAACAAGACAAGTGGAATGGCTGCTTTTCAATCAAGTGGCACATCGTCAAGGATATCCCTAACAACATTTTGAAGCATATTACATTGGAAAACAATGACAATAAGCCTGTGACAAACAGCCGTGACACACAAGAG GTTAAGCTTGAGCAAGGTCTTCAAATGCTCAAGATTTTCAAGGAACATGTCAGCAAGACCTCAATTTTGGATGATTTTCCATTTTACGAGAACAGACAAAATTTGATGCAGGAAAAGAGAGCAAAGCAGCAGCTGCTTCAAGGCCAG GGCGGTGATGAGAAAGAGAAGAATGCAGTTAATGGGAATCCCGCAGCACAAAACCAGACATTGAGCAAGGAGAGTACCGCCCCTGTTGCTGGGGAAGAGCTGAACGCTTCCAAACCTGCAGCTGAAAGTGGCGCTGTGAACGGCAATTAG
- the LOC124704487 gene encoding YTH domain-containing protein ECT4-like isoform X1, translated as MVYGSATAANAQGAELHADMQKLSLEGKKDGADAAKKPYGSGNAGNSQAVEPHVDRSITPLLQEAMDPNFFYQPNGYPSPAYYYPSGYDGSTNEWDSRYAGHEGMEMPQQNVYGDMYHGYGYAPYGPYPSGSPVPSTGHDGQSYATQHYQYPGQYYQQQAPTNAVHSANGANSQSELPSVAAHQARAPVASAKPNNGTASGIANANSSLPRKQTYQNVSVTNSGSYGRGPSHGGPSASNFGHSGVRSPGQWYEVPVYSSGHQRSTASSTSYGSNSSSAKNQSHRPTANLMGMHTQVPSSGMGLSSHSYPASRMYPDSRLYSQYGNTLKSGLGFGSNVYNSRNNGQWGVVDTVKYKPRGRAPFGFGSENQDGFTELNRGPRSGGFRHQKPFGPTVTIAVKGQALPSAGKQENSVLPDKSQFNQENFPTTYKDAKFFVIKSYSEDDVHKSIKYNVWASTPNGNKKLDAGYREAQEKPTECPVFLFFSVNTSGQFVGIAEMVGPVDFDKTVDYWQQDKWNGCFSIKWHIVKDIPNNILKHITLENNDNKPVTNSRDTQEVKLEQGLQMLKIFKEHVSKTSILDDFPFYENRQNLMQEKRAKQQLLQGQGGDEKEKNAVNGNPAAQNQTLSKESTAPVAGEELNASKPAAESGAVNGN; from the exons ATGGTGTACGGATCTGCCACCGCCGCGAATGCGCAGGGCGCGGAGCTCCACGCCGACATGCAGAAGCTGTCCCTGGAGGGGAAGAAGgacggcgccgacgccgccaagAAG CCATACGGGTCAGGCAACGCCGGCAATTCGCAGGCCGTGGAGCCGCACGTCGACAGGTCGATAACGCCCCTGCTCCAGGAGGCCATGGATCCCAACTTCTTCTACCAGCCCAATGGATACCCCTCACCGGCCTACTACTACCCTAGCG GTTATGATGGCTCAACCAATGAGTGGGACTCCAGGTATGCTGGTCATGAAGGAATGGAGATGCCCCAG CAGAATGTGTATGGTGACATGTACCATGGGTATGGTTATGCTCCATATGGCCCGTATCCATCCGGTTCTCCTGTCCCATCTACCGGGCATGACGGGCAGTCATATGCAACACAGCATTACCAGTACCCTGGTCAATACTATCAGCAGCAGGCTCCCACCAATGCGGTCCATAGTGCTAATGGCGCCAATTCTCAATCTGAGTTGCCTTCTGTTGCCGCTCACCAGGCGCGTGCTCCGGTAGCTTCAGCAAAACCAAATAATGGGACTGCTAGTGGGATTGCAAATGCCAACAGTTCGCTACCCCGCAAGCAAACTTACCAGAATGTATCGGTGACCAACAGTGGTTCGTATGGAAGAGGGCCTTCACATGGTGGACCTTCTGCTAGCAATTTTGGTCACAGTGGTGTCCGTTCTCCAGGTCAGTGGTACGAGGTGCCAGTCTACTCTAGTGGGCATCAGAGATCAACTGCTAGCTCCACGTCTTATGGTTCTAATTCGTCTTCAGCGAAAAATCAGAGTCACCGTCCAACAGCAAACCTCATG GGTATGCATACACAGGTGCCTTCGTCTGGGATGGGCCTGAGCTCTCATAGTTATCCTGCTAGTAGGATGTACCCTGATAGCAGATTATATAGTCAGTACGGGAACACGCTGAAATCTGGGCTTGGTTTTGGATCTAATGTCTATAACTCGAGAAACAATGGACAGTGGGGAGTCGTGGATACCGTCAAATACAAGCCTAGAGGCCGGGCACCTTTTGGGTTTGGCAGTGAGAATCAAGATGGCTTCACTGAGCTTAACAGAGGACCAAGATCTGGTGGATTCAGGCACCAAAAACCATTTGGACCAACTGTCACTATTGCTGTGAAGGGCCAGGCCCTCCCTTCAGCCGGGAAACAGGAGAATAGTGTCCTTCCAGATAAGAGCCAATTCAACCAGGAAAATTTTCCTACAACATACAAGGATGCAAAGTTCTTCGTTATCAAATCTTACAGCGAGGATGATGTGCACAAGAGTATCAAATATAATGTGTGGGCAAGCACTCCTAATGGAAATAAGAAGCTCGATGCTGGATACCGAGAAGCTCAGGAGAAACCCACTGAATGCCCTGTGTTCTTATTTTTCTCT GTAAATACAAGTGGCCAATTTGTTGGTATTGCCGAAATGGTTGGTCCTGTTGACTTTGACAAGACAGTGGATTACTGGCAACAAGACAAGTGGAATGGCTGCTTTTCAATCAAGTGGCACATCGTCAAGGATATCCCTAACAACATTTTGAAGCATATTACATTGGAAAACAATGACAATAAGCCTGTGACAAACAGCCGTGACACACAAGAG GTTAAGCTTGAGCAAGGTCTTCAAATGCTCAAGATTTTCAAGGAACATGTCAGCAAGACCTCAATTTTGGATGATTTTCCATTTTACGAGAACAGACAAAATTTGATGCAGGAAAAGAGAGCAAAGCAGCAGCTGCTTCAAGGCCAG GGCGGTGATGAGAAAGAGAAGAATGCAGTTAATGGGAATCCCGCAGCACAAAACCAGACATTGAGCAAGGAGAGTACCGCCCCTGTTGCTGGGGAAGAGCTGAACGCTTCCAAACCTGCAGCTGAAAGTGGCGCTGTGAACGGCAATTAG